The Gossypium arboreum isolate Shixiya-1 chromosome 2, ASM2569848v2, whole genome shotgun sequence region TTGCCATCGATAAGCTGATGAAGAAAATAGCACCGGCAACGGTTCTCATGGACTCTGGCAATTGAGTTGTTAGGTACTCCATAATTGCCACGGCGGCAAATGCTTCGACTAATCCTGATAAAGCAAATTGTGGCAACAACATTAAGATACTCATCGGGGATTTGAATGAGCCGTGTTTCAATGCTGCGGTCCGACGTTTTTTCTCGATGAAGGATGCTACTATGGAACAAGCCATTGCGGATATAAGGCCAATGTTGATCCTTTGTGTCATTGTAAGTCGTTTAGCTTTCCCTGTCAGTTTCTTTGTTTGTAGTACCCAAAGTATCTCATAAGTGGATATCCATATCGAAAGGGCAATCATCGGCGACAATCCCATCCATCCCGGTGGAATCTTAAAGCCCGATCGAAGCACGTTGTTAGATTGAATTGCTTGAAGAATCCCAATTGTAGTTTGTTGATCCATTGTCATAAAACAACCAATTCCAGCTAAGCAAACAGGCATCATCCCAAGCAATAGTTTGAGATTTTCCACTTGTTGAATACTACATAATCTCCAACCATTTTTCGGTTTCCCATCCTCATCTAACTCATTTTGATCGGCAATCGCTGCGGCCTTTTCTAAACATCGAAGCTGTTTGGTACGCGGATGGAAATCCGGGTCATAAAACGAACACCTCGAACAATCTAAACGATGCTTCCTAGTAGCGGCCGTGATCACTTTAACCAAGTCCACGAAAACACTCCCTTGGGGCTTCACTATTATGTAGGAGTGGTGACCGATTACAAAAATCACAATGGATACCAAAAGACAAGCAGTTGGAATAGCGAAACCGATGACCCAACTAATATTAGTCTGAATATAAACAACAGCCGTTAATGCTATCACAAGAGCAAACGTAAACGAAAAGTACCACCAATTGAAAAAACTCTCAAGTTGCGATCTTCCTTCCTTTGTCGTCGTATTGAACTGATCTGCCCCGAATGCGATATTGCAAGGTCTAATACCGCCCGCACCGATGGCCATCAATGTTAAACCGGCATAAAGGATACTCAACTGCCATAAGCTTGGGTCTATACAATTGATTTGGCCAATACATGTTGGTGGCCTTAATTTAGGCACTATTACCGTAAGGGTCAAGATCATCATCCCCTAATTGAATCATACATAAATTTCATTACCATCCAAGATCCAACATTatctatacatacatacatacatacatacatacatatatattgtttTACCAGTAAGGACGAGATCGAGCCGTAGAGGAGCATAAGGTATCGACCCAAGAACATATCAGAAATCAAAGCACCGCCAATCGACATGAAACTAGAGGTACCGGACCAAATGTTGATGACATTAACAAGAAGTACCCCCTCCATGTTGtatttggtttttaaataaacaGTCATGTTCGCAATCAAGCTCATTGATGCAAGTTTCTCGAAGGTTTCGTTCGCTgtaaaaacataaacataaattgTAAGagaaaaaaacacaaaaacaaaGGAAAAGACGTCAAAAATATGAATCACCAAGAATGTATTTGACAGCCCTCCATCCACCAGGTTGTTTTTTAGAAGATGGGGAAAGACGAGGATCATCAAAAGAAGAATTTGATCCTTCAGCCATATCTTTGTCTTTGGTTTAAATGTTTTTCCTTTTTTCTGGTTTACCCTACTTTACACGCTTTCTTATTGTGTGTCTATCTTTGCTGCAAAATCAAAGGATCTATACTCCGAACTGAGTTGATGTCATAATTATGAAGGATTACTAGTTAAAAAATGGTTAaactaaaataatattttcaccCTATGTCCTCATACTATAATCCAAATTCTAAATTAGACTAAAACTTCATAatgttataatttaatatttagaaTAACATAACAACATCATATCATTCAAGTCTTTCAGTATGTCTAGTTATGTCGATTTGGACATTAAATCTAGTTTAGTGTAAcatgaaatttatttaaaacttaataatcaaaatttaaacatgCAAGTGCTTATCGCATGAAGACTCGAATACATGTGTTTATAATTTGATCAAATGTTTTAAATATACCCCCAAGTTGATGGTTAATAGAAGAACCCAATTGATACGATATGATACTTTGGGGACTCAATCAAAAGTGCATTACATTCTTTTGCTTTTCAGCCTTGCAACCAAACAATTCATCTTTTAATTCAAAAGATTTGTGCCTAAAACATTGATGTTTAACACCATAACTATAACCCCCCCCCCCCAAATGGTTAAATAGGGGATATTTATAGCTAAAGTACATGAAAACCATGTTTGCAGTTTATTGCACGCCACTCAATCTAGCCCAATCAACGAATTGCATCCCGCCGTATATGTTATTGGCAAACCGCACGCCGACGGTGAACGCCATTGCAACGGGTGGAACTTGTTTGGCCAAAGGAGATGCCTCCACCAACCGTTCCAATCCGTTGATGATTTGGTATCGAGTATTAGATGAAACCGCGAGAAAAACACCTGCGAAATACAAGATGAATGATGAATCACAATTACAGAAACAACGTAAAGGAACTTTATACAAGGTCATTAGGTAAAACTATCATGCTTTTTGCTTTCTTTACTTAAAAAatagcaaattagtccctatatgttacatcaaagagcaaactggtttttgatctaacatacaatgactaattttacctattttttgagtagagagagtaaaatgcaatctaactcccTATTCCCTAATATAGAGGCCTTCATGGTACTTTTATCAAGGTCATTAACTCGATTTTTTTTCGATCATGTTATTGCAACAATTCCTTGAATTGTAAAGATTAGAATTCGAGAAGTGAATGCATCCATACCCCAGAGAGCTGCACTCTTTATAAGAGGTGGCACAGGTATGTCCTCTTCCGATTTTTTCATGCTCCTAAAAGACGGAAAAACATTCAGTGAGAAACAAGAACGATCAAGAAAATGACGTGTGCTTAAAAGCACATCGAAAGAACTACAATTTGTTTAATGAGAAACCATCATTTTCCCATACAGTCTTAGATCTCATACACGCACACACGCACGCACATATAACCGAATAAGTGGAAGTCAGCAAAGTGATAAAAATAAGGATGCATTTACCTCTTGGCAGTCATTATCAAATTCGCGATCCCTTGGCCAATAATACCACATGCAAATCCAACCGTTCCATACAATACTCCCtgaaatttttttttcatcatattaACATCTATCCACCGAAGACAAAGCTATTAAGTTATTCAGCCTATACATAAACTTTTTACCTTATAAAAGTAAGTACCAATTCTCTGGTTTACCGTAAATCGACAACCTGGTCTTTCCGCTTCGAACACACTGTACAAGATCGCAAATATCAGTACATAATAAAATAAGCACATCATACTGAATCTATATCAAATAAATTTATGATAACCTGCTAGGGAGGGCGTTATAAGCCTTTTGGATGCCTCCAAGGAATCCTTTCGATATAGATGGTTGTCCGATACGTGCATAAGGTGCTAACATACCAACTAAAGCAATGTTCACTACCACTCCGACTAAAAGATCAGCAACATACAACTCGAATTCTGCCCAAAAATCCTTTCCCCTCTTTTGAACTTCCGCGAGGGTAGCACAACACGAATCGATCACTATCTGTGTTACAATGAAGCAATGCAAAATCACCATCCAGTTTCGATCATTGAACAATGCACCGATAAAGATGGATTCATTGAACAAACCTCAGTTCcgattttgaaaagaaaagacggGTCGGCTAACATTCGGTTTCGAAGCATTCCCCATGACCTCATTGCAAATCCTAAAGGCCAGCTTGATCCCTGCAATAACAACAAGTTAACAACATCATCAAACACAATGgaatcaaaaaaaattcaaactttaatgcaaaaaatttaactttaattGTAAATCAGCTAAATTTCATTACAATCAATCCATTACCTGCAAATCTAAATACCGAAGAAGAAGCAATTTACGAATCCCAACAGTCTTTGCAGCCTCCATCATGTCTGAAGGAAGAGTAGCTCCTCTAGCATTTGTCTCCCTCATTACATCCTCAAACTTCATTAATGGTCCAAATTCTTCTTCTTCAGGATCACCCTTTTCACCATCACCGCCATCACCACCGTCGTCTCCTCCACCACCGCCACCATTGCCACCATTCCCATAAAAAGAACCCCCACCATTTCCTGCATCAATTTTAGCTTCCCCAAAAATCCTAACTTCTTCTTTCCTAATACTACTCTCACTACTCTCACTACTTCCCTTTGTTACTATACTCGTCGCCGCCCCAGCTTGCGCCTCCGCCTCAGCCTCCGCCTCAGGCCGGTGAGCTAAACTTAAAATCACTACCCTTTGTCTCTTCTTCATtggaaaaacaaaacttttaccaCCATTTTTAATAAAGCTCAAATCTTGACTCCAtaaattccttaaaacaacaTCGTTCTTAACATTCACCAAATGTGACAATCCAAAACccgacatttttttttttttgtgtcgaCAAATTGTTGAAACTTAAAAAGGCTGCAACTTTATTACAACCCCAAAGATAACTTAAGCTTAgaataaggaaaaaaaaagttaacAGCTTTTAAGAAGA contains the following coding sequences:
- the LOC108466317 gene encoding protein NRT1/ PTR FAMILY 2.8, translated to MAEGSNSSFDDPRLSPSSKKQPGGWRAVKYILANETFEKLASMSLIANMTVYLKTKYNMEGVLLVNVINIWSGTSSFMSIGGALISDMFLGRYLMLLYGSISSLLGMMILTLTVIVPKLRPPTCIGQINCIDPSLWQLSILYAGLTLMAIGAGGIRPCNIAFGADQFNTTTKEGRSQLESFFNWWYFSFTFALVIALTAVVYIQTNISWVIGFAIPTACLLVSIVIFVIGHHSYIIVKPQGSVFVDLVKVITAATRKHRLDCSRCSFYDPDFHPRTKQLRCLEKAAAIADQNELDEDGKPKNGWRLCSIQQVENLKLLLGMMPVCLAGIGCFMTMDQQTTIGILQAIQSNNVLRSGFKIPPGWMGLSPMIALSIWISTYEILWVLQTKKLTGKAKRLTMTQRINIGLISAMACSIVASFIEKKRRTAALKHGSFKSPMSILMLLPQFALSGLVEAFAAVAIMEYLTTQLPESMRTVAGAIFFISLSMASYLNSMLVNIVHKTTKKGGKTSWLGGHNLNNDKLENFYYLAASIEAFNFLYFNLYARRFIATSCTINKESKEDQHNNEDQI
- the LOC108461599 gene encoding protein RETICULATA, chloroplastic-like, whose translation is MSGFGLSHLVNVKNDVVLRNLWSQDLSFIKNGGKSFVFPMKKRQRVVILSLAHRPEAEAEAEAQAGAATSIVTKGSSESSESSIRKEEVRIFGEAKIDAGNGGGSFYGNGGNGGGGGGDDGGDGGDGEKGDPEEEEFGPLMKFEDVMRETNARGATLPSDMMEAAKTVGIRKLLLLRYLDLQGSSWPLGFAMRSWGMLRNRMLADPSFLFKIGTEIVIDSCCATLAEVQKRGKDFWAEFELYVADLLVGVVVNIALVGMLAPYARIGQPSISKGFLGGIQKAYNALPSSVFEAERPGCRFTVNQRIGTYFYKGVLYGTVGFACGIIGQGIANLIMTAKRSMKKSEEDIPVPPLIKSAALWGVFLAVSSNTRYQIINGLERLVEASPLAKQVPPVAMAFTVGVRFANNIYGGMQFVDWARLSGVQ